A segment of the Nitrosopumilus sp. genome:
CTTAAATGAATCTATGAGAATAAAAATTATTTTTGGCGATTTTTTAATCTTTTGTCCATTCTAATTTTGCCTTCCTCAAACTTAATTCGATCATCATCGGTTTTAAGAGACAGCCGTGGAGCAGGAATGGGTTTTCCATTGCTGCCAAGGGATACAAAGGTAACAAAAGCAGTTCCAGTAACGGTTTTAATTCCAGTCACTATATCTTCAGCTTCAGCTTTGACTTCTATTTCCATAGATGATTTATGAACATAGTTTATTCTAGCATTTAATGCGAGAACGTTGCCAACAAAAACAGGTTTCAAAAAATTTACACTGTCCATAGATACTGTAACGGCATTTGATTGAGAATGGCGTTGAGCGACAATTCCGGCAACCATGTCAATATGTTTTAAAATTTCACCACCGAACACGTTTCCAGCAGGATTTGCATCAGATGGGAACATTCTAACAATTACCTCTGCATGTGATTCAGAAGGACATTTTTCATGAATAGCGTGATTTTCTGAGGACATTTTTAATCTTATAGCGATTGAATATTTCATCCAATTTAATTTAACCAGATAATTATAGTTATTTGAAATATTTTTCTAATTTAATTTTGTCAATTTTGGGAATTTTAGCCAATTCAAATCCTTCTGAACGTTTGAAGAGAGATCTAGTTGCATCAATGCCCATTTTTGCTGTTTGTAGTTTACGTTGATCACTAGAAGGATCAAGACTAGATCCACGGACATTTTTAAGAATAACTAAATCTTTATCCGCTTGAAATCTTGTAGCCATAGCATATTCCACAGATTCTGCACTGTTTGGATCAATATCTTCATCAACCACGGTTACTTGTTTTAGTGAACGATGAGATTCAAATGTCTTTTTAATAATTTTTTTAGGATCAGAATCACTTTTCTTTTTAATCTGTACCACAGCATGTAACCAATTACATCCACCATTAGTCATCGATACTTGTTTAATTTGAGAAAACGATTTCTTCAATTCTCCATTTAGCTTTGACTCTATCGGCATCCCCATCAACAAACGATGCTCAGAATAGCCTGAAAGAACATCGTGAAAGATGGGATTATTTCTAAAATAGATGTTTTCAAGTTGAAAAACAGGTTGGGATCTTTTATGATCATATGTTTGAAGCATTTCAACCATCCATTCAGGATGAGTTTTATCACGCAGTATTTTTCCTTCCATTACAATTTCAGAACCAGATGGTACGTTTAATCCTGTGAAAGGGACTTTTGCCAAAGTTAGTTTTCCACCCAGAAGGGAATTGGCAATATCAATTTCATCTCTTCCCCATTCAGCCTGGTATGCACCTGCAATAGAAATTGCCGGATGCACTCCTACTGTAATAGCAATTTTAAGATCTTCTCCATGTTCTTTTGCATCAGTAAAACATCGGTGTAGATGACGACCCTCAACCATCCTAATTGAAAAATGGGTTTTATCAATGGGCATTAATCTGTGAAATGAAGAATTTTGCTTTCCAGTTTCAGGATTTTTGGCATATGCGATAGATGACGTAATAAACGGACCAGACTCCTTTTCAAAATGAGTTACAATGGGCATTGAAAGTAGATTTTTTGATTTATTTTCCATGAATTTACCTAAAGGAATAATTTTTGGTTTTTTAGCTTTTTTAATTGCTGAAATAACTTTTTCATGAATGTTAGATTCTGTGCCACCAACTGCAATACCAAATCGTTTTCTAGTCCCCACCAAGTTAGAAATTAAACGAAAACTACTTTCCTTGATGTTCTCAAACAATACAGCATGTGAACCGTCAACCTTAGCTGTAATTCCAGCAATTTCAAATTTTGTCGAAACAGATGTCGTCACAGTATTGAGTTCCTTAGCTTTTTTAACTTGGGAAATATAGCTTCTTAGATCACTCATTCTCAATCATATCCATAATTTCAGACATTAAGGATTTTGCGGTATCAGGTTCTAATTGTTTTGGAATGAATGTAGAAACTAGAACGATTCCCCTAATCCTAGTACTGATTCGTTCTGCAACAAGTTTTAGAAAAAGGGATTCTGATCTTGATGGAATAATGGTAGTTGTGACGGGTACAGGTCCAGTAGCCAAGGAAACTACCATTGCACCTAACTTGTCAGAACCCTCAGTGACAGAGATAAAGTATCCATTTTCAAATTTTTGAATCTGTAAAGAAAAATTACGACTATCCAAAGTTATCATTTTGTGTAAGAAGTTATTGGAAGTGGTCAATGAGACATGTAAACAAATCTTATACTTTTACTGCTATGGATTCATCAGATTTAGAGGATATAATAGCAGTGTTCTTCTTGCAATTCTTTTCATGTTTATCTGGATAAACAAACAACTTTTCACAATATTGACACGGAGTTTTTTCTTTAGATGTTTTAGTCTTTGATTTTGTTGTTTTAGATTTGACTTTCGTTTTTGCTTTAACTGCAATTTCAGGTACTTCTGATTCAATTTCAGTAGCCGCTTGAGCTTCAATAGAATCAGCCTCGACTCTAGCACGTAATTTTGCTTTGTATTTCAAATTACGCGGTTTTGTTCTTAATCGGTATCCACAACATGGGCACCAAAGTCCTTCCCATTTGATGAATATTTCACAAATCTGACATCTACGTTGTCCTGAAGCATATCGACCAGTACCAACAGGCTTCTGAGCCTTATATCTAACACAAATTCCCTTACAAGTCATCTAGTACAACACATAGAATTAATTAGTATATAAGCATGGATCGATAAAATATTGAAAAAACATCATTAAAAACTATAAGTATTATAAAATTATTGGAGAATAAAATTAATTTTACAAAAAAAATAAAGAATTTTAAATAAATATGCATATCCCAACTGAGATCAATTTTTTCAAAAAATCATATGCTCATCCTAAGAGTTGAATTGAGAATAATCATTTGTAAAAAACCCAATTGTCATATCTTTTACAATTATGTCAATCAAACAAAAGAATAAAAAAGATGACATAGTATGTTTTCATCAACTTATAGTAAAAAAAAATTTTTGCCCACAGTAAATACTTGACATAAATATTCAAATTAAATCAACATGCACTCAAAAATATTTAATTTTCAATTTAAACGATATTTTAGACAAATTGAATTTTACAAAATCTAACAATCACAAAATTTAGAAAAATGTTTCTGAATCATACTTAGTGTTGTGATAAAATCCATATTAAAAAAATAGCAATCATATTCACCACCATAAATTTGAAATAAATTGATGAATTTCAATTAATCAAATACCATTCACAATTTCCAACATAACATCTAAAATATTACAAGCATTCTGAGAATTTCGGGTCATTCAAGTTTTAGATTCAATTACTATTTTCTTTCAAGTAATATTTTTCATAATGCCATGACGTTCACATTCATTTAACAAGATCCTTTTTTATTTCATTTATACATAATTGCTTAATGTTGATAATTTTTTATCATGGCAATTTTTTAACCATTTTTATTTTGCATCGAAAAATCAATTGATTTTCATTCTAATGCTCTAAATTCTATTTTTTGGCAAAGAATAGAGCATTTACACAAATTGTAGATTTTGATTGCCCATTACAATCCACATACCGACATTATTTGAAACATTAAAGAATTGCATAAAAAATGAATGAACTCAGGAATTAAGCCTTTAAAACAGTAGCAACCACATGCTTAACTGCTTCATCAAAATTAGCATCTATGCTAGATTGTATTTCAGATAATTTTGCATCGCCGGCTTGAGAGATTTCAATAGATTCAGCCGTTGCTTTTTCTTTAGATGCATTGATAATTATTTCAGCTTCTTTCGTAGCTATTTCTCGAATTTTTACCAATAGATTGTCAATCTCAGTTTGAGCCTTCACAGAAAGCTGTTTTTTCATATCACCCACTTTGCTGTTTAAAGAATCTAAATCATCTTCTAAGAGATTCAAAGATTTTATAATTCCAGTAACTTTTGATTCAGCCATACCACTCATTATATCTCCAATCTAATAATTCCATTACTTAAATCATTCATTTCCAATGCATTTTTAGGCACAAAAAATCAGTAATTAGCCAGAAGTTAGCAGTAAAATGGCTCTTGCAAGATCGCCCTCAGCCTCTTCTAAAGCATTTTTGGCCTTTTCTTCATCAACTCCGGCCTGCTGACTAACTAACTGAATATCTTCATCAGAGAAAATTGGAACCTCTAGTTCTCGTTCATCATAACTATCTGCAGTTACCGTAAAAATTGAATTGTCTTTCGCTTTCATTTCAGTGACAGATGGTTTTGAAATAATGATCTCCTTCTTATCAGTCTTAATTATAACCTCTTGAACATTTGAGAGCTCGTTCATATCTAAACCCATTTTATCCATCATTCGTCGCATTTCACGATTTCCGCCCCGCATCATGATTCTGTTTCCTCTTTTCGACTTTTTAAACTATCTCTGACCTTCACTGCCACTCCCATATCAAAATTAGAAATCATTTCAGAAGATAAAATGGCCTTTCCAACAGCAATTACCTGATTTTTGAATAAAATCGGAGTATCTGCAGAAATATGTACTCTTTTTCCACACCATGTCACATGTTTACAAAATACGGATCGGCCTACCTCGACAAAGGGGGCAGCATCCTCATTTATCTCAAGGCAGTTTTCTTTGAACGTTTTACTTTTCAATAACATTTGGGCAAAATAGATACTAATAGTCAAGCCCCCATCAATTCTCAAAGTGCATAGTAATTTTCCCTCATACGAAACCATCCTTATCCTTCCAGTTTTTCGTGAAAATGTCATTTCAATATTTTTTGGTAATTGCTTTGAGACGCCATTTCCAAATAATGCATCAAGTGAATGTTGAAGCTTTATCACATGATCCATACACATAATACAATTTTTTTCTAAATATTAGTTCAATGCTAAACCATATATCAAAGATTAAACTATATAGAGTTATTTTTCCTCTTTAGTCTATGGAAGAGGGTGAAGAAACTAGAAAAATTCAATTCACTGGAAAATCATCATACATAGTTTCATTGCCAAAGCAATGGGTGGTAGGATTAGGCCTAAAACAAGGAGATCAAATACGAATGGTTCGAAAAGGATCATCCAGACTGGAACTTTATCCACCAAAATTTGAATCGCGTATCATAAAAAAAGAGGATGCAGTGATAGAGATTAGCAATGTAGAAGAGGCACCCTCAATCATTAGAAAACTAATTTCGTTGTATTTTTTAGGATTTAAGACGATAATGGTCAGGCCTAAAAATGACAGATTAAGTGCACATCAAAGAAATTCAGTAAAAGGAGCTGTTAAACGAATGCTGATGGGTTCGGAGATTACTGCAGATTCAAGTAGAGGGATCACAATTCAGGTTCTCGTCAATTTACTAGAATTGTCAGTAGACGACGCATTCAAACGAATGATTCACTTGGCAAAGTCAATGTCAAGTGATGCTATTTTGGCAGTTAAGGAAAATAATTTAGAATTAGCGCAAGAAGTTATCAATACAGATGATGAGGTAGATAGGTTTGGATTTTATATCATTCGCCAGTTAAAGATTGCCATACAAAGTGAACACATGTTGAAGGAGATGGGTTTTAGAAATGCCAGAAACTGTTTAGGATATAGACTAGTCGTAAAGAATATAGAAAGAACCGGAGATCATGCAGCGTTTATTGCAAGAGATGTTTTAGAATTTAAGAAACCTGTAAAAAAAGAGATTTTACAAAAGTTGCATGACATGAATGAATTTTGTTTGTCTGTATTGGATGACTCATGTCTAGCGTTATTCAAAGAAGATTACTATCAGGCAGAGAAGGCCATAGTAAAGATAGAACAAATTACTAAATTTGAGAAAAAAGTTAGAGATGTCTCAAAATCATTAAAAGACGATGAAGATGTTTACAGGATTAGAAGAATGACTGAAAATATCAGAAGAGTTTCGGAGTATGCTAGCGACATTGCTGAAATTGTGTTGAACATGAACATAGAAAAAACACTAAAAAAATCTGATTAATTTCCAAAAAATGTCCAATACAATTATCTTAGATTCGATTATGAAAAGGAATTAGAGTGAATTCTGCAATTTTAATCACATATGATCAAGAAGATTCGATTAATGAGGCCAAAGGACTGTGTAATGCGGCAGGATATGAAGTAGTTCACATTATCAAACAAAATTTTCTTCAGAAACCAAAGTATGGAATCAGTGGAGGAGTGGTAGAAGAATTAGAAGAAATATCAGAAAAGGTTAGACCAGATATAATCATATTTGATGAAATCCTAAAACCAAGTCAAAACTACAATCTTGCCACAGTATTACACAGAGAAGTATTAGATAGAGAAGGACTAATTCTAGAGATTTTTGAAAGTAGAGCTTCAAGTGCAGAGTCAAAATTGCAAGTCAAATTGGCACAATTAAGATACGAAATGGTAAGAGCCAAAGAAAAAGTTAGACTTGCAAATATGGGAGAACAGCCGGGATTTATGGGAATAGGTAAGTTCGAAGTTGATGTGTATTATAATGACATCAAACATAGAATGCAAACCGTTAGATCAAAGCTTGAAAAAGCTGGAAAGCAGAGAGAGCTTCACAGACAGGGAAGAAAGAGAATGGGATTCAAGACCGTCTCGCTTGCAGGGTATACATCTGCAGGAAAGACAACATTGTTTAACAAAGTTACAGGTGAAGTAAGAAGTCAGAGTAAAGAACTTTTTACAACTCTTACTACGACTACACGAAGACTGATGATTTCTCAAGAGCCATTTTTGATTGCAGATACAGTCGGATTCATTAGTAAATTGCCCGCATACATGATTGACGCATTCAAATCAACTCTAGAAGAACTGATACATACTGATGTGATAATTCTGGTAATTGACATTAATGATTCAATTTCAGAGTTAAAAAAGAAATTTTCTAGTTGTATGAAAACTCTAAATGAATTAGGAGTAGAGAAAAACAAAATAATTTATGCTCTGAAAAAAGCAGATTTATTGAAAGATGAGGAAGTTGAACGAAAAATTAAATTCCTTAATTTAAGTGAAGATGAAAAACTGGTTTCAATATCTTCAAAAACTGGAAAAAATGTTAAACAATTAAAAGAATTAATCAAAGACATAACAGAAAATCAAAGTTATCATAAACCAAAATACAATGCATGGAAAGGAGTAGAAAAAACATTTGGTAATTGAAGTAGTTCGAATCGGACAACGTCTAGTAAGAGATAATAGGGTAACAACCCATGTAGCTCTGGTTTCCAGAGGATTTGGTGCAGAGAAAATTTTCATGACCGAGATAAATCCAGAAATCAAAGATACTATCGAAAAGATCAACAATACATGGGGAGGTAACTTTGAGATTGAGTTTATTGAAAAGTGGAAAACCATCGTAAAAAAGAAAAAAAATGAAGGATTCAAAATTGTACATCTTTCAATGTATGGTGAAGACATTGACGATGTACAAGAAAATCTTAGAAATGAAGAAAATATCGTTATTGTGGTAGGCGCCGAAAAAGTTCCAAGAGAAATTTATGAATTGGCAGACTACAATGTAGCAATAGGCAGTCAACCTCATTCTGAAATTAGTGCATTAGCAATAACTTTAGATCGAATACAGAAAGGCGAACAATTCAAAAAAGAGTTTTCAGATGCAAAAAGAAAGATCATACCCACAAAAAAGGGCAAAAATGTAGAAGTTAAAGAAACAAGGGATTAATAATAGAAAATTAGAACTCATTTGAGTTGGTAGATAGATACGAAGATCCTTTCATTCGAATCGCTTCAATGATTGGAGGAGACGAATATCTCAAAGTTGCAAGATCTTTATTGAAAGCTGAAGACGCCACAGATGAAGAAATCGCAAGTTCCACAGGCCTTAGAATCAACATGGTAAGAAAAGTCTTGTACGATCTATTCGGAAAATCACTCATTACAGGAATCAGAGTCAAAGACGAGAGAAAAGGCTGGTTTGTCTATAGATGGAGAACTAGAAGAGAAGAAGTAGAACATTTTATTGAAAATCAAAAGAAGAAAATTGGCGAAAGACTACAACAAAGGTTAGATTTTGAAAATGCTTCAGATTTCTATCATTGTGGTAATGAAGATTGTCCAAGAGTTACATTTGAAAATGCACTTGATGAAATGTTCAAATGTCCATCATGCCAAAATGTGTTAAATCTAAAAAAGAATGACAAATCCAGAAAAGCATATTCAAAAAAAGTTGACGAAATTAAAAAAGACATGCAACAAACATTCTGATTAAAACCAGAACGTATGTCTAAAATGAAATATCAAGATTAGTTTTGTAATTTAGACAGTATAAAGAATTTGAAAAAATACACAGCATGTTAAATAGGAGAAGTCGTTTAAGCAAACCCTGAACCAAATTATCACTGTAAATCCAGCCACGGGTGAAGAAATCACAAAATATTTCCCAATGGATAAATCTCAAGTTTTTGAATTAGTAAGAAAGGCAAAAAGGGCATATCCAGAATGGAAAAAAGATTATGAAAAACGTAAAAGCTACATTTACAATTTGGTAGAATACCTAAAGAAAAACAAAACAACACTTGCAAAAGTTGCAACATCGGAAATGGGTAAACCTCTCAAAGAATCAATTGGAGAGATTGAAAAATGTGCTTGGGCATTGGAATTTTATGCAGATAACGGAGATAGTTTTCTTGCGGATGAAGTATTAAACACAGATGCACGAAAGAGTTTTCTAACATTTGAACCGTTAGGAGTAATTGGCTCAATCATGCCTTGGAATTTTCCTTATTGGCAAGCATTGAGATTTGCGGCTCCATGTTTAATGGCAGGCAACGTCATCGTAATGAAACCTGCTAGGATAACCATGCAGTCAGGCATTGAGATCGAGAAAGCATTCACTGAATCAGGAATGCCAGACGGTATTTTTCAAACGGTGGTAGGAAGCGTTGAATCCGCAAATCATCTAATTGATTCAGATGTGAATGCCGTAACATTTACCGGAAGTACAAATGCGGGAGCAAAAGTAGGAGAAAGATCCGCAAGACATTTGAAAAAATGCGTGTTAGAGTTAGGTGGTAGTGATCCATTCATAGTGTTGGATGATGCAATTATTGAAAAAGCTGCAGAAGGTGCAGTGAAGGGCAGATTCATCAATTGTGGTCAAAGTTGTGTGGCCTCAAAAAGGTTTTTTGTTGGAAAAAATATAGCTAAAGATTTCATCGAGTTGTTTATTAAAAAAACATCACAACTCAAGATGGGGGATCCAATGTCTGCTGAAACAGACATTGGACCACTCTCAAGTAAGAACGGACTAGAAACAATTTCTGGAATAGTGGAAGATGCAAAAGAGAAAGGTGCTGAAATTCTTCTAGGAGGTTCCAAAACGGAAGAAAAAGGATTCTTTTACAAACCAACAATCCTTACAAATGTAAAATCAAATATGAGAATAGCAAATGAAGAAACTTTTGGACCAGTTGCACCAATTACAATAGTTGAAAATGAAAGTGAGGCAATAAAACTAGCTAATGAAAGTGAATTTGGACTAGGTGCAAGCATCTGGACAAAAGATCTTGCAAAAGCAGATAAAATATCCAGAAGAATTGAATCAGGAATTGTAAGTGTCAATAATGTTGTAATTTCAGATCCTAGAATTCCGTTTGGAGGGATAAAACATAGTGGATTTGGAAGAGAATTATCAAGATACGGTATGTTAGAATTTGTAAACATGAAATCAGTTCGATTTTATGACAATTTAACACATAACCACTATGTAGAATAGACACATTATTTCAAAAAGAAAAAGATAGAATTAGCCCTATTCAAATTCCTCATCTTCGTCATCACCGCATTCTTCCAGTTCAACATAAGTGGGATTATTATCATCATCAAAATAAATCTCAATACAGATACCAGAGGCCAAAGTAGATGCCAAAGTTTCCACCAATTCTTTTGGAAAATTGCTCAATCGACTTGGATCCGATGAATTCCTATATTCAATAACTTCATTTTCATGATGAAAATCAATTTCAATATCACCATTAGAAAATTTCCTGACGCCCGTTACTTGGCCGAATAAACTATGAGACATGTTAACTGCTTTGTTGAGAAACATCTTTTGTAAGATTTTCAGCTAGCTGTTCATAATGTTCTCTAGTTTTTCCAAGACCTTCAAGTTTGGATTTTTCAATTTCATTTAGTTCTTTATCCACTTTTTCTGAAACGTATTGAAGTCGCGCTTCAGCCATCATGAACAATTTGTTGTTTTCTTTCCAAAGATGTTCAGTGATATGTTCAACATATTCTTGCATATCACTAACTAATTTTGTAGAACTTCCGGATGAAAGATATTCTTTTGCAGATTCTTCCATCCGAATTCCAATTTCTCTCGAACGCTGATGATCAATTAACATCATTGCGATAGGACCCATATTACTAGGCATTCCAGCTTTTTCTAGAGCAGGAAACAATGATTTTTCCTCTTTACTGTGATGACAAACATCTGTGAAGTTTTTTGAGAAGTCAATTACAGGCAATAAGATAGATTCAGGAATTTGTTTATCATCGTTTAGTAATTGAATTGTAGATTCCATTGCTTTGATAACTTTTTCAATTAATTCATGATCACGCCTTAAGGATGTAGTAGACATAATAATATCGAATTAAATCCAATATCTATATCTTTTTTTTATATTAAGAAAAATAATTAAAAGATAGAAATGAGTTAACAATTGTACGTTACCAAATTGATTTAACGATTAGCAAGGCTTTGTGATTTAACAAATGCCCAAATCTTTTTAGTCATTTCACTTGGTGCAATTGATTTCTTTCCAAATACTTGTTCTACAGTCTCATTACGTCCTGCAAAATTGATTGCATACCCACCAAATGCTGGTTTTTTAGATTTTGGGGCAGCCTTCTTTTTTGGGGCAGCCTTCTTTTTTGGGGCAGCCTTCTTGGTTGTAGCTTTTACTTTTGTTGTGATTTTCTTTTTTATTGCCAATTTCTTGTAATTTTATTCCGAAGAAAGTATAATAACTTACACTTTTACATAATTCAAAACAAGGTGATTTTTGAGTTTCCTAGTAGATTTAAGTCGCAGATTGGGGGATTTTGAAATTTTGCTAAATCCATCACCTTGGACAAATGATATTGCATCATCGCCTCCAAGAAGAAAAGGAGAAAGAGTGATAATTAATTCATCAAAAAGATTTTGTCTTATAAATTCCCAGTTTGTTGTGCCACCACCTTCAACCAAAATTGATGAAATTTTTTTATCCAGGAGTTTTTTCAATAATGATTTTATATTTACAGATCTTTCACCAGTAATGATTACATCCACAGGGAATTTACGTAGTCTTTCAAGGTTAGACTTGGCTATTGTTTTTGATACGGCTATAATTGTAGGCACTTGTTCGGATGTTTGTAATATTTTAGATTTTGAAGATATATTGCCTTTGGAATCCAAAATTATTCGAATGGGATTTTTTCCACGTGTATGACGTACAGTTAACAGAGGATTATCTTGCAATACAGTATTCTTTCCAATTAAAATTCCATCCACTTTAGATCGTAGTTTATGAAGTCTAACGCAATCCTGATCTGAAGAGAATTTTGAATCTCCTGTTTTTGTAGCAATCTTTCCATCAATAGATATTGCAGCACTTAGAATAACATATGGTTTACTAGATTTTTCCATGAACAATTTTTCCCCCTATCATTACCGCTTTGATTGCAGATTCTGATGCTCGATGAACAATTGATGCGTATGGATCGTGCATTGGTTCCAGATCTAACGCATGTTTATCTAGAAAAATACAATCAGCAAATTTCCCAGATTCAATTGCTCCAATATTTTTTTTCAGAATTTTTCCCCCATTTACTGTGGCCATCTTTAGAATTTCTTTAGGATCAATTCTTTTTTTATGAATCCCCATGGTAACTTTCCAAATAAAATCCATCTCTCTAAACATATCAGGGGAATTTATCATTACGTTATCTGTTCCCAAGGCTACTGTACAACCAGACTTTCGCATTAATTCTATGTCAGGAATTCCTTCAGCAAGAGAAGAATTTGCTCTGGGACAGACTACAATTCCTCGAATTTTTTTGGATGCCATTTCAAGATCAGTTTTTGAAGCATAAGTCATATGAACTAAGAAATCAGGCTTTAAAGATAAGGCTCTAGTTGTTTCTGATTTTCCAGTCATCTTATTTGATTTAGCAGTACTTTCTCTGGTCTCTGAAGAATGAATAGCTCTGAGTTTTGGTACTTTTGAATAGTAAT
Coding sequences within it:
- a CDS encoding amidohydrolase family protein — protein: MLIRNISILHGSELDFIPNTDVRIQNKSFKKIQPKTRSLVKEKSIDGEGLLMIPGFINAHTHIGDSIGKDVTLNSSVDEKIHPVFGVKSKILKHTSDEHLSNFMKNTCHSMIRKGITTFVDFRESGLDGIELLKNVLSDIPLRSIILGRMEFYQGDEEIKENLPFPRGELDKFSKLLEKCDGIGISGANENSAKVLNYYSKVPKLRAIHSSETRESTAKSNKMTGKSETTRALSLKPDFLVHMTYASKTDLEMASKKIRGIVVCPRANSSLAEGIPDIELMRKSGCTVALGTDNVMINSPDMFREMDFIWKVTMGIHKKRIDPKEILKMATVNGGKILKKNIGAIESGKFADCIFLDKHALDLEPMHDPYASIVHRASESAIKAVMIGGKIVHGKI